GCAATTTCTTTTAAAAGTGAAAATCTACCAAATGACAGACAAGATCGTGGAGTGCATTTTGAAGGATTGGGCTTCTAGGTGATGCATTTGAATTCTATTGGTCATGGGAAATTAGATATGGTATCATGTTTTATGATGTTAACACAAGGTTGTATATAAAGAGTAAGGTAATTTTGGAAGTATATACATTTAAGGatttaatcaaataataatcTATTTTAAAGTACTAACCAATGGTTTGGGTCTCAATTTGGTGGCCCTCCGATGGTGTATCTGGAAATGGAATTTGTACTTGTCCATCTAGGATTTCACAACCATGATTTATGTTTGGAGATGTATTATGCACATTGCTTTTCCTCTTCCTATTTTGCTTGGTCTTTTGAATATATCCGCTCTCTGTTCAGGTGTAAATCAGCATATCCCTTCCTTTGACGAAATCACCACTTGCCAATTTCATCGACTCCAAGGCAACTCAAACCTTCTGTTTcgtccatctttttttttaacacacaGAATCTCATATGGAGATAGCTGTATTGGCAAACACACTTTCATATATGAAGTACAAGAAACTTTAATGGTGAAGAAAACAAAAGCGGGCCACGTTCAAAGAAAATGGCATCAATCGGAATAAATTTGCCATGAAAGTATTCCTTACCTGCACTTTTTGTCTAGACCAACCAAAGAGGCTAAGCAAAATGTATCACACATCGAACGTAACATACTACCACAGAAATTTGATAAGTATTGGTGTCCATATTCTTCTTAGGCCTCAGCCATATATAACTTTTTTCATTCTATTTCCTTAAAATTGCTACCATTCGACTGGTATAGATATCCAGTTAGGAAAAACGACATGCATTTTCTCCCTTTGGACTGATTGACCATGAAAATAATGGAAGGGAAGAGAATCTCCTTGGCGTTAGTATTATGCTACAAACATTTTTGTATCATGCATCTAGAAATTTGACTATTCAATGATTTTAGAATAAGTACCACTTGCCTATGATTAAGTATCTAGTTACTCTGCTTACAATAATGAACCAAGACTATTGGTGAGAAATAAATGAGGACAAAGGAGGATATGTGAAAGAACAGATGATTATGCATGGGATAAATGAGAAAGggttaacaaatacaaaaccaTAATGAAAGATTCTTGCTAATTAACCCTTCTAATGCTGTTTGTTAGATACAAAATATCTACCAACAATTATAAgaagctcataattttttacaaggtttTCTAGTCCATTCATTTGACAAGCATAATGCAGTGATACAATTTTGAAGACTTAGTCACAAATTTATGTAGGTCCTAAGAATGACCTAAAACAAGAAACACCTTGCCTACAGTAGATGACTaccaataatccaaaaagcATCCCAGACAACAGAGAGCAAAACCTTGGAATTTAGAATATAAATGAGTAACCCAATGCATTGCAGGGATTTGAATACAAGAACTGCAAAGATTGTGTACTAATAGTCAATAAAATGTGGAGGTGACTGCTCTCATCTAATGAGAGATTTTTTATCGCCTAGGGGCACTGCCATGGGCCCTTTTGCCGCGTACACATTGGCTTGGGGTTTAGTACTTAGTCTTGGATCAAATAATCAACTGTCAGGCAAAAGATGCATAATACGTATCCTTGCATGTTTTTTTCCATTCAgtcatttcatcaaacaactGGGCTGCGTTTTCTTTGTAAGGATGTCGGCAAATCCTCCCAAAAGATTATTACCTCCGGCCATGTACATTAATTGGCCAGGAAGGTACAGATGAAACAATATTCGAACCAAGTTTGAATTACCTGTTGGAAGTTCTTGTGGTTCTCTTGCCTTTACAACAAACTGGCAACCTCAGCACTTCAAATTCTTCTCCCTAGTGttaatttgccctttttttgggggggatGTAATGTTGGTGGTGAGGAATCTGAAGATAAACGTGAAGGGGAATTCGAATTTCTCATTTATAGAGGCGAACCATTGCAAAGAAGGATTGAAGGTTGCTTATTGGGAGCCATTTGTCACTTGTTACCGTCATTCAGGTTGTATTGTTTTGGTTGGAGCCCATGTATTGTGTCAGTTGAGAAGAGGTGTAGGACATAGTTGATATTAATTGCAAGTATTTGGGGCATTTGTGGAAAGCAAAAAGGAGAAAACATTTTCGCATATTTAAAAGTAGTAGTATAAATTAACAGTAGCAATAGAACTGTATAATCCCACATTTTCAGTGGATCTCATGGTTGGTCGGATCGCACGTTTTCGGGgaacatttttttgaatagtCTTATTTTTCTGTTATGTGGTTTGGCTTTTCTggggggaaaagaaaagaaagaaggttgGTGGTAAACAAGTCAAAGTATTGGCACTAACATATTTCAAATTTCGCAACTCCTTGACGTTATTCTCGTATCACTTGACATTTTGGAAACGTAATTCAATTCAgtcaataaaacaaaaggaaaaacttGGTGACAATTGCTAGCTATCCTATCCACTTTCTGCTACTGCAACAACATTATTCACCAATATGTGAATTAAACCTTTGCATTATCAATCTCGATGCAAGAGCTACTAATGTATGTTCTCGAGTCCTCTCGAGTCCGACAATTCAGAGAACCTCTCATGAAGAGAAGAGACCAACAATTTAGAGAACCTCTGAATTGAAGAGGAGAGACCAAACAATCTCAACACCCTGGCTTGAAGAGAGGAGACCAACAATTCAGAGAACATCTCTTGAATCTCAACACTCCGGCATTTTCACCTCCTCCTTCGTGGGGTCTCGGAAGGGGGTAGAGGCACACCGAAAACCCAATCAAGAACATTCAGGTACTTGGATCGGAAGACATCTCTCTCTATGGCATAGCAGTGCATGATAATCGCAGTTGAAATGCTGAAAACCGCAACATCGGCCCTCTTCAGTCTCTTTGACGATGGTAAATATCCTACGTCTGCCATGCACATAAAGAAGCTCTCAATAGCTCGTGCAAGGCAGTAAAGGGAAATCTCAATACGCCTGCTTTTCTTCTCTATTGCCAATGCCAAGCCCGTTGGGAACTGCCAGgtagaaaaccaaaacaaaattcaaaacaaaaataagattgTTTCTGTCAATCGGAAAGTGAGAAAATAGTTTGGTGTTACCGTCCCCATTGCCACCATAGGAATATTACATCTCTTAAATAGCCTGAAGAGCAAGCATGTCCACATCCTAATGAACAACAATAACATCAGCCAAACTGGACTGAGAAACAGTCACTAATATTTGCAATAGCATCTAGCTACTCAAGATTCCAGCAAGGGCACACATGCAAGGTTATTGACTTCATTCACATCAGAAACGTTGTGGGCTGTGGAAGAAGTTTAGCAGATCGTACTGAATCCATATATCTATTGGCTCACTTAGCTTCTCCATTTCTGGATGAGGAAAAAAGACTAAAACGTAACATTGTCAAAGCAACATTGCGCAACAAAAATAGGCgacatgcaaaaaaaattttcaattgtaTCAAATCGTCATGTCATAAACTGCTTGCAAACCATATGACGGATTGATGCCCCATAATTACACAAGTCAAATCACGTCAGTACCATATTTATAGGGCATCAAACTGTTGCTAGgaacacaacaatccaaacacaacctctcacaaaAATGTGGGGCCCACACGCACTAGTATGTGTGgaccccacatgtatgtgagaggttgtgtttggatttttgTGTACGTAGCACTTTTGGAAAGCAATAGCAAATCTTTCTCTATCTTCTAACTTCTAAGAAAATACAGCTTACATCTTTCTAGCTGTGgaaatctgaaaaaaattaCTGCATAGATTCCAGGGCACATGtcaacaaatccaaaaaaatactgTACCAACTTTCTAGGGCacacgttaaaaaaaaaaccaaaataataccAACTTTAGTTGTAGCACATCAATCATCACAATCACGCAAATTTCAAAGACGTTCACTAAAGAAACAACAATAGCTCGTAGAATAATCATCATAACCTCGAGTAACATCATAGTGGTTTCAAAATGAATACTTACCAGGCAGATGAGCAATACGTGGACAGAAACAAGCTTGATCTTGCTGTACCAAGAAGACCTTTCCCCAAGATCGTGTAAGGTCTGAGTAAGGTTGAACAAAATAGTTAAACAACTATACCATGCAAATGTACTCAAGGTACTTTATTATGGTAAATTCAATGGCACTTGTCTAGCAAAACAGATCTTTAAACTCAATAAAAGTGACACCACAAAGTTGTTGTGACAACCCAGTAGAACTGAGTTCATGACGATCACAAAAAGATCAGAATAAAGGTTTCATAGAATGCAATCCCAGTAACAAGTGAGGATGGGAAACAGGCTTGCTGAGATCAGCAAGTTAGTAAAAGGATTAATGGAAAGAGAACAATGATGTTGGTGTttagcttagcaaaaaaaaaaaaaaaggaactatAATTTGTTTTGTCAATCTATACGAGTATTTGCCTTAGTTGTGAGAATTGGGGTCGGGGGAGGGATCAGGGGAGGAACCACTGGAGCAGAGGATCATAAAAGCTCCTCATTCGGGATTGCTGGAATTATCCATACAAATACATGTGTGATACAAGAAAGTATGTTCGTAATACGTGTCAACTGCAAATATTATTTTAGCGAATGAGTAAATATTATGCTTCTACAAAGTACTTGATGAAATTGGagtttatatttttcaagtatcTTATCATTACTTAAGATTTTCTCTTGCTTGGTATCTTTTACTAttgtttcttttgggatttttaTGCCCAAGAAGTTCTATCCTAGTTGAGAATGAGTTCCTTTCTCGATGGAAGCCAAGATCCTAGGAGGGTTTTACTTGTGCAGGAGCGAGATTTTGAGGATTCTATAACCCGATAGGAGGTTCTGGCGACTACCTGTTCAAAAATATCATGAAAAGAGAAgtgctagccgtaccgaccaatttcaaaccgaaaccgtaccgacggccgctccgggctgtctccggccaccggacggccgatccaagccgttcaaaaattctaaaaaaaaaaaccgagtggccttacgcgagaataaacggcatccgatgtgtgtagggtggttagatcgagtaccctatttttcgcgtatacatatatacacgagtatacacgaaaaatagggtactcgatctaaccaccctacacacatcggatgccgtttattcccgcgtagggccactcggtttttttttttagaatttttgaacggctcggatcggccgtccggtggccggagacagcccggagcggccgtcggtacggtttcggtttgaaattggtcggtacggctaggatTTCTGTCATGAAAATTACAACAGAATGTCTTTGGACATTCAATTTGTCAGAAAGACAAAGTCAAACACCATACATGTGAATTGTGAAGAAATGTTCTCCAAACACTCAATTGTCAATGTGGTTGACATGAGAAGAAACCATAAGCTATTTATTTCCTTGATCTACTCATGCCaagagaaaaaaacacaaagaaaacaaattgcTTGTGTAGCCTTCCAGATCTCTTGCAAGCACAAAGTTACAAAAAGTAAGTCAGTCAAACTCAGTGCCTGAATACCAGAGCAAATCATATTTCCACCTAAACTTGAAGCCAACTCATGTCAGTAACACACTCATACGCGCTGCCATGTTTCCAGAAGAGAATCAAGAATATGCACAATAGGAATCAAGAGAAGACAAGGAAACACTTAACCTTTTCAAGAGGCCCTGACGGTGAACTATTAGAGCAGGAATCAAATAAACTGGAAGATAAACTGGTAAAGCTCTTTTGTAGGCTTGgataagaaatgaaataaaatgtgCACCACATGACTGATTTCCATGTACAATctgcaaaaatttaaaaagaatttacAGTCCTTGAAAATTATAGAAGAACAACAATTATGATTTACACAGTGCTGACATCACactgaagaaaacaaaaaaatatatcgCAGTAATTTGACATTCTCTAATATAACATCGATGATAGCGTCCGGtaacaagccaaaaaaaataaatcagatTTTTAATTGATATAAAGAGAATGATGGGATGTAACAATGCCAGGTGGCATGGCTTCATGATGTACCTTAAAAGCCTGAAAGACATAAAAACTGCACCATCATATGGAGCATATTAAATTCATTGGAGCACATCTGTATTGCCCCCCACCCCAAAACTATGACCATGCATTTGACaatatagaatttttggaaCTAAGATTTTTCCTACATTTAAACCTAGAAACTTATAGAGCACCCTTGAGAGATCAACTGCTGCTGTATGCTTTAAGTTATGCTTATCTGCATATGCGAAAGCATTCATGAAGTATTCTACCGGCTAGAAAACAAAACCAGGCAAAAATTCCAAGAACGAAGTCCCACATAGAAAAATTTCTCAACTTAAGAAATTAACTGAAGATGAGCATATGGAGGACTGGCATGATTCTAGTTAAATTGAACAGATTCAGATATAAAGGACAAAATAGTCGGGAAAATTTTTCAGCAAGTCTACTGTATAGATGCCATGGCAGCGCTTAAACAGCTGTGTAGAAAGGTTCCAGCAAAAGTTTATCAAGGAAGTATTATCGCACTTAACATCAAACCTTTTTTATATGGCCTCCAAGCTTGCTTACCCAGGAAAAGaaccaaaaattactttaacatTTTGTAAGTCTCATGGGCTTCTTGATGCTAACCCTAAAAATGCATCTTTCTGACAgccataataataatatcatgaTCAACAACAGCCTTTTAAACTAGTTtctacataataataataataataataataataaaactagATGAAAAAGTACCAATTGgaatcttgtttttctttcttccctGTTCGTATATCTGTTCGTTTACTTAGCCTCTCTTCCATTTCAAGCTTAATTACCTAAAGTAATAAACTACATATTTGTAAAACGAACATCCTATGCAGTAGATAGGATCATAGGATATCCCACATCTTTAATATACCGCTTACAGAAAATTAATGTTGTAGAATTTTATATTTCCATTGACCTGCTGATAAAACCAAATTTAcggagaaaaattaaaattgtgaCTTAAGCCTGTCACCATTGAAAGCCTTCTTCAATCTAGTTTCAAGTTTTAACATATTTATCAGATCACATGCGTCAGAATTAGCCTTCATTCCCACCTTATGTGCCAAAAAGATAGCTATCCAATCATCAAGAAACACTAAAACCCAGCAAATATGCTCCGAGCCTCCAACAACTCCACAAGAAGCAGATAACAAACTATTACACCAACTGAACTATGTATGTGTAAGTACATCATTATTTAGTGGATATAAAATCTACTTGGTAAGTAAACTCTTGAGACAACCTTTATGCAAGTTACGTATCAAAAGTTAATCAGTAAGTATGTGCAAATACATGGGATTCATATGGGTCCTTCTCAGTAAGTATGTGCAAAGACATGGGATTCATATGGGTTCTTCTTATATTATATCCCTATTGTTCAAATTCTTGCATGGATAAAACCATGTGGCAGTGATAAGCTTATCGCATTGTTTGCAGGTAATACATAAGTTCGCATACATGGCACAAGAGGATGACCAACAGCCATTTTTCCCTATGTACTAGAAAATTCGAATGGCTGAAATGAACCATTGCCAGAAATGTCAGGTACATACCGAGCAGGGGACTTTCATTTGTGGATCCAGTTTAAGGTCAACACCAGTGGCCTTGTAATACTTCTCTATCGCCTCCAAATTAGTAAAAGGCATGCCGCAAGCTATCTCTCGCACACCTTGCAGTATAATGGGATCTTTTCCGCCATGTTTATTGAGAAAAGACTTGTACGTCCCCGGCAAGCTCTCCTGCTTCAGTATATAAGCAGACCTACCAATCAATGAGCGTGAGAGTGTCAGACTGTCTTTCGAAGTCAAGTCTTCAGGACATATCACTAAAGGGATCTGTTCATACTACACTCTTCATACAGGAGATTAGCGAATTGAACTAAAAAAACGAGATTGAGCAATATGTAACCCCAAAGGGAACAAGTCTCCCAACTGAGACACTACAAAGAAAATTCAAGCCTAGCCTAAGCCATAAAAGAACAACTCAAAAACTGATAATCAAACTAGTAACGCTGTAGAGTTCCGATCAGAACCAGGAGGGAAAATGAGACGAGTTTTAAATCTTAATGCGGGCAAGGCATATCTCATTGAATCAGTCTTTTCCGCCGCTTTTACccggaaaaaaaattacccatTATTTTTTCTGATGGGGCGGAAGTAGCGGAACATTAACTTGAGATATGCTATGGGAGCTTCAGCtctaatattatttatttaattagcaatcaaacaaaaagggaaaactgGTTGTTAAACCTCAAGGAAGATATGTCACTCATTTTTAATATAAACTCAGAATCACGGAAACTATTCAAAAGTTGCTGATTCTTAGTACATGTTTCTAGAGAGGAAACAGATATGTTCATTTGGTAAGTCGAGTACATAAATTACCTAATAAATTGATAATCATCAAAGCCGTTATAAATGAGATGCTTCTGTTGATGGAAACATGATCTTGCACAATCTCTTTGAGGAATATATAAGACGAAAAAATTCTAAATGCTTAGCAACAAAACTGGAACGGTATTGTTATCAGCTTATTTTTGTGGAGAGAAACACAACGGTGAACTTACAAAATCTGTGAAGAGGAGAGACACATGAGGAAAATATCTCCATGAACCCAAGTAAGAGGTTTGCAGATGCGACCGAAACACTTGCTTTTTATTCCGCAGCGTGATGCCAATACAGCAGCACGCATAAGAATGTAAATTGCCAAACTTGTATGCTGTGTGTCCAATCCAGTCAGAAGCATCGAAGGCCCAGCAATCGCCCCAGCCAACAAAGCTCTCCATCTTGCAGTCCTAAAGTAAATCAGGCATCAAATTATCAACCAGAAATAAAACCATCCAGAATTTACAACAGCCCTTCAATTAGATGACAGCCTTTCCCAATTACCAGACTAAGTATACTGAACAGTTTGTAAAATTACAGCAGCACTTCACCGGTCAAATTATGGTTCTTGAAGCGCCCACCTCAAAATCAATTCATAATAAGTGgagacaagctctaacactacCTTGATGTGCAACCCCGAAACACAGAATCCAAAACATAAAATCCACATGGAACAACATGCACTTACGGAAGAATTGGAGGAATTAATTAATATTTGCCCAAAAGCCTTCAAAAGCCCAGCTCTAATACCCTGTTGAACTGTCTAGCTCAAACCTATCTATAAATGGagaaatacatacatatacatctAACTATATGTGAAATATATTTAGAAATCCAAAATATCTAAACAAGGTTTACAAAGATTAGATGAAATCTCAAAGAATCCCACATGCCTAATAAGTAATAAACAACATAGAGGAAGAATGAAGGGAATATCTTATCGAGGGAATCGGCAACGAGCGGAGAGGTTGACATAACACTATCTTTCGAGCCCAAATGCCAAATACACTATTTTTTCGAGGTGACAAAAAACCCATGACAATCATCTAAGATTTAGTTATATGGAAGCCTTAACTACCAAACCGAGTACACCAATAATTTCTAAAACTACAACAGCAAAGCATAAACTAATAAATGGAGAGACAAGGAGAAAAATAAAGTTTGAAAAGCATGCCTTCGGTGTCCTCCCACTGTCGCTATAATTTCATCCACTGAAACAAAAGTCCCAGCAAAGGTGCTAAGGAATAGACCGTATCTCAGAGTTTCTTTAATGGCCAAAATCACATCCTCACTGCTTGAAGCCATTCCCACCTTCCTGAACGACagaatttatttaattatagaACATAAATGTTGTGTATAATTTAGGCTCCATTCttcttaaatttttgttttcctttttttttttcttttctgaatttttttcgcgctataaatttttggattaatcgTTAGTACGactaaaaagtttaaaattatgaccaaaagcacaAAAAGTTCACTACAGCCGAAAAATACCAGGTTTTTAGTGTTATCTTATATTAACTTTTTTCCAATTCCAGttcacatttttatactttcatCCCAGCGAAAagaaaattacgacgaaaagctaaacaaaaaatttggaaaaagtaaaaaataccggACCAAAAATTTAGatagaacggggccttaatcaGATCTGCGCAAGTATATCGTAAGTAAGAACGAAGTGAAACAAACGAAATCGTGTAATTACTTGGCAGAGGTCAGTAACCGTCTGCGTCTGAACCGAGCAACTATAGCGAAGAGAGCGAGGCCGCCTTTGATGCCAGCTCCAATGGCGAAGCCTTTGATCGAGGCAGCCAAGATCCTCCATTTCTTATCGTAGTCATAGAGAGGCACAGAATCGAAGCTGAGCAAAGACGAGGAAGACGATGAGGAAGGGAGATCGGACCGCCTGCAATGCCAACACCTCGGATTGTCGTCGAGATCGGCTCCGTTCTCGTCGGAGAAGCAAGTGCAGGGGCCGGCGGCGGCGAGTGGGGCGGCGCCGGGCGGCGGCATGGTGGGGGGAGGAGGCTAGGGTTTGGGGCAGTGTGCGGGGAATCTTCGTGGGAGAACGAATGAACTTGGTGGGAGTTTTTTTGAAagcgatgagagagagagggagagaaaagcATTTTCCGTTTGGAAGACATCGAAGGGGGCGAGTGAAGGGGTTACACGTAATGTGGTAGTTTTCGTAGCgcgcttttttcttttttcttttacggTGATGAAAGGTGTTCTGGAGCATCTTGTGCACACCTCAAACTATTCTCTACCACTCCTGGCCTTTCACACAGATTATACGAGCAAGCAAAATCGAATATGAAATCTGAGGAGGGACCAAACTCCTATCCTCCAAGTCTCGGGGGTAAATACTGTCCATTTGCTTCGGACCAGTTTGGTCTATTTGGTgcatctagaccgtccaaaagtattttggaagacttagatttaaaatggtttttaaaaaaaaaacaaatcaaaaacaCTCTCTTTAAATTTAGGCcttcaaaaatacttttaaacgACCAAAATATATCAAATGGACCGAACTGATCCGAAGCCAAATAGACGAGATTCGAGTCCTCCAGGTCTCATGCTAAAACCACCGGGCCACCTTGGGTTATTTTCGGAGAGCTCTTTCCAGGTAGTACAGTATTAATTATGCTGAAGATACTCTTAGGCGCATTGATGGATTTTCCTTTTTAGTTAGGCTCCGATGAGCATGACAGAATTGATTACTGATTCGGACTATAAATCCAAAGAACAAATAGTGCAGAGAAAAGAGAAATTGTTTCTTTGCCGGGAATGGAAGTTTTTGTTCGGTTCGTTAACCTGCTTTATACCTCGCGGGCTATGAATTTTGTGTAGGAATTTTCCTAAATGTGGTTAGTATGGTATGTGTTTCATTGAAATGTTTTTGGAGACCTTCTATCGGTACCGATGAAATGGGCACTGACGGTACACAGACAACATGTTGAGATCCACTTCTAGATCCTACATAAATAATGtttaaaaagttttaaaattactttttcagaAGGACCTTATCAACaatcagctcaattgaatatcTCTAAGCCATTGATCCAaacttttatttcttatttagaATTAAAGATACTAACTTcagaatgaaaaattgaaaaatcggATCAAACACTTATGAATATCCAATTGAGTTGATCATTTGTGTAAGACTCCTAAGTGGGCCACACACACTGTATGTGCATTGTCGGTACTCACATCATTGGTGTCCACaattgatgtagaacacgtgaagacccaattccatgatcaatTGGACCAGTCGAAACCTCGGAAGTCCAAACGttgtttaattgcaaattacCCGATTCGGCAACTTTCGGATGAGCTCGGATCGGACCCAAACTTTGTGGGTTGACTTATTTATGCGCTCCGGTCAAGGCTCACTATTCTACGTTTGTGAGCCCCGGTGTTTTTCGGTCTcattccttcgtttaggcccCCAATTGGACGTTTTTCCTgttttagaaaatatttgtttcgttaataacttttAGCGTATAATTCCGtagaagttgattctttttgagaaagtcatgtttttctttccttttttcaattttattatttcccccaaattttgagaattttcgtttttgagttagggttttgctaGGGTTACGTCTTTTTCCTATAAAAAgggttgtaacctaatgtttaTGCAACTTTTTATTGTTAATATTCAGATTGTCTCTTTCTCTCGTGGACTTGAGTTTATCATTCGTTCAATTAATACGAGTTCGGGTTTTGCTAGGGTTATGCCTTTTTCCTATAAAAAgggttgtaacctaatgtttatgcattttttatcaataatattcaaactttgtctctttctctcgtGGACTCGAGTTTATCATTCGTTCGATTAGTACGCAATCaatctctttgttaattccgttgcatcaataattttttttgttgtttttaggttatttgctctcttttttcccaagATCGTCGTATACATGAACGGTAATTTAGAGAAAAATTAGTAGGTTATCAACTAATGAAAGTTCGACGTCTCTTTGTAGATTCGAACTCCGGACCTCCTCTGTGAAGCCATGGGATACAATTAGATGGGCAAACACCACATCTTTTAGGTTATTTGATATGCTTTCATCTTGAGAGAGGAGATTTACTCCTTGATGCTTTctaaaatactccctccgtcccaattaaattatta
The sequence above is drawn from the Rhododendron vialii isolate Sample 1 chromosome 6a, ASM3025357v1 genome and encodes:
- the LOC131328912 gene encoding uncharacterized protein LOC131328912 — encoded protein: MPPPGAAPLAAAGPCTCFSDENGADLDDNPRCWHCRRSDLPSSSSSSSLLSFDSVPLYDYDKKWRILAASIKGFAIGAGIKGGLALFAIVARFRRRRLLTSAKKVGMASSSEDVILAIKETLRYGLFLSTFAGTFVSVDEIIATVGGHRRTARWRALLAGAIAGPSMLLTGLDTQHTSLAIYILMRAAVLASRCGIKSKCFGRICKPLTWVHGDIFLMCLSSSQILSAYILKQESLPGTYKSFLNKHGGKDPIILQGVREIACGMPFTNLEAIEKYYKATGVDLKLDPQMKVPCSIVHGNQSCGAHFISFLIQAYKRALPVYLPVYLIPALIVHRQGLLKRPYTILGKGLLGTARSSLFLSTYCSSAWMWTCLLFRLFKRCNIPMVAMGTFPTGLALAIEKKSRRIEISLYCLARAIESFFMCMADVGYLPSSKRLKRADVAVFSISTAIIMHCYAIERDVFRSKYLNVLDWVFGVPLPPSETPRRRR